A single Hippopotamus amphibius kiboko isolate mHipAmp2 chromosome 5, mHipAmp2.hap2, whole genome shotgun sequence DNA region contains:
- the RGR gene encoding RPE-retinal G protein-coupled receptor isoform X3, producing MAESRTLPTGFGELEVLAVGTVLLVEALSGLCLNSLTILSFCKTPELRTPRHLLVLSLALADSGISLNAFIAATSSLLRRWPYGSEGCQAHGFQGFATALASICSSAAIAWGRYHHYCTRSRLDWNTAVSLVFFVWLSSAFWAALPLLGWGHYDYEPLGTCCTLDYSRGDRNFTSFLFTMAFFNFLLPFFITVISYRLMEQKLGKTGRPPVPALMAKTVPTVNAINYALGSEMVHRGIWQCLSPQKREQD from the exons aTGGCAGAGTCCAGGACCCTGCCCACTGGCTTCGGGGAGCTCGAGGTGCTGGCAGTGGGGACAGTGCTGCTGGTGGAAG CTCTCTCTGGCCTCTGCCTCAATAGCCTGACCATCCTCTCTTTCTGCAAGACCCCAGAGCTGCGGACTCCCAGGCACCTGCTGGTGCTGAGCTTAGCGCTGGCAGACAGCGGGATCAGCCTCAACGCCTTCATTGCAGCCACATCCAGCCTCCTCCG GCGCTGGCCCTATGGCTCAGAAGGCTGCCAGGCTCACGGCTTCCAGGGCTTTGCAACGGCGTTGGCCAGCATCTGCAGCAGCGCAGCCATCGCCTGGGGGCGCTATCACCACTACTGCACCC GCAGCCGACTGGATTGGAACACGGCCGTCTCCTTGGTGTTCTTCGTGTGGCTGTCTTCTGCTTTCTGGGCGGCACTGCCCCTCCTGGGCTGGGGCCACTATGACTATGAGCCGCTGGGGACATGCTGCACTCTGGACTATTCCAGGGGCGACCG AAACTTcaccagcttcctcttcaccatGGCCTTTTTCAACTTCCTCCTGCCCTTCTTCATCACAGTCATATCCTACCGACTTATGGAGCAGAAACTCGGGAAGACTGGCCGTCCCCCG GTGCCCGCTCTCATGGCCAAGACTGTGCCCACGGTCAACGCCATCAACTATGCCCTGGGCAGTGAGATGGTGCACAGGGGAATCTGGCAGTGCCTCTCGCCGCAGAAAAGAGAGCAGGACTGA
- the RGR gene encoding RPE-retinal G protein-coupled receptor isoform X2 — protein sequence MAESRTLPTGFGELEVLAVGTVLLVEALSGLCLNSLTILSFCKTPELRTPRHLLVLSLALADSGISLNAFIAATSSLLRRWPYGSEGCQAHGFQGFATALASICSSAAIAWGRYHHYCTRSRLDWNTAVSLVFFVWLSSAFWAALPLLGWGHYDYEPLGTCCTLDYSRGDRNFTSFLFTMAFFNFLLPFFITVISYRLMEQKLGKTGRPPVNTVLPARTLLLGWGPYALLYLYAAIADVTSISPKLQMVPALMAKTVPTVNAINYALGSEMVHRGIWQCLSPQKREQD from the exons aTGGCAGAGTCCAGGACCCTGCCCACTGGCTTCGGGGAGCTCGAGGTGCTGGCAGTGGGGACAGTGCTGCTGGTGGAAG CTCTCTCTGGCCTCTGCCTCAATAGCCTGACCATCCTCTCTTTCTGCAAGACCCCAGAGCTGCGGACTCCCAGGCACCTGCTGGTGCTGAGCTTAGCGCTGGCAGACAGCGGGATCAGCCTCAACGCCTTCATTGCAGCCACATCCAGCCTCCTCCG GCGCTGGCCCTATGGCTCAGAAGGCTGCCAGGCTCACGGCTTCCAGGGCTTTGCAACGGCGTTGGCCAGCATCTGCAGCAGCGCAGCCATCGCCTGGGGGCGCTATCACCACTACTGCACCC GCAGCCGACTGGATTGGAACACGGCCGTCTCCTTGGTGTTCTTCGTGTGGCTGTCTTCTGCTTTCTGGGCGGCACTGCCCCTCCTGGGCTGGGGCCACTATGACTATGAGCCGCTGGGGACATGCTGCACTCTGGACTATTCCAGGGGCGACCG AAACTTcaccagcttcctcttcaccatGGCCTTTTTCAACTTCCTCCTGCCCTTCTTCATCACAGTCATATCCTACCGACTTATGGAGCAGAAACTCGGGAAGACTGGCCGTCCCCCG GTGAACACCGTTCTGCCAGCCAGGACGCTGCTGCTCGGCTGGGGCCCCTACGCTCTCCTCTATCTATATGCAGCCATCGCGGATGTGACCTCCATCTCCCCCAAACTGCAGATG GTGCCCGCTCTCATGGCCAAGACTGTGCCCACGGTCAACGCCATCAACTATGCCCTGGGCAGTGAGATGGTGCACAGGGGAATCTGGCAGTGCCTCTCGCCGCAGAAAAGAGAGCAGGACTGA
- the RGR gene encoding RPE-retinal G protein-coupled receptor isoform X1, which produces MAESRTLPTGFGELEVLAVGTVLLVEALSGLCLNSLTILSFCKTPELRTPRHLLVLSLALADSGISLNAFIAATSSLLRYLPLPHISHRRWPYGSEGCQAHGFQGFATALASICSSAAIAWGRYHHYCTRSRLDWNTAVSLVFFVWLSSAFWAALPLLGWGHYDYEPLGTCCTLDYSRGDRNFTSFLFTMAFFNFLLPFFITVISYRLMEQKLGKTGRPPVNTVLPARTLLLGWGPYALLYLYAAIADVTSISPKLQMVPALMAKTVPTVNAINYALGSEMVHRGIWQCLSPQKREQD; this is translated from the exons aTGGCAGAGTCCAGGACCCTGCCCACTGGCTTCGGGGAGCTCGAGGTGCTGGCAGTGGGGACAGTGCTGCTGGTGGAAG CTCTCTCTGGCCTCTGCCTCAATAGCCTGACCATCCTCTCTTTCTGCAAGACCCCAGAGCTGCGGACTCCCAGGCACCTGCTGGTGCTGAGCTTAGCGCTGGCAGACAGCGGGATCAGCCTCAACGCCTTCATTGCAGCCACATCCAGCCTCCTCCGGTACCTGCCCC TGCCCCATATCTCCCACAGGCGCTGGCCCTATGGCTCAGAAGGCTGCCAGGCTCACGGCTTCCAGGGCTTTGCAACGGCGTTGGCCAGCATCTGCAGCAGCGCAGCCATCGCCTGGGGGCGCTATCACCACTACTGCACCC GCAGCCGACTGGATTGGAACACGGCCGTCTCCTTGGTGTTCTTCGTGTGGCTGTCTTCTGCTTTCTGGGCGGCACTGCCCCTCCTGGGCTGGGGCCACTATGACTATGAGCCGCTGGGGACATGCTGCACTCTGGACTATTCCAGGGGCGACCG AAACTTcaccagcttcctcttcaccatGGCCTTTTTCAACTTCCTCCTGCCCTTCTTCATCACAGTCATATCCTACCGACTTATGGAGCAGAAACTCGGGAAGACTGGCCGTCCCCCG GTGAACACCGTTCTGCCAGCCAGGACGCTGCTGCTCGGCTGGGGCCCCTACGCTCTCCTCTATCTATATGCAGCCATCGCGGATGTGACCTCCATCTCCCCCAAACTGCAGATG GTGCCCGCTCTCATGGCCAAGACTGTGCCCACGGTCAACGCCATCAACTATGCCCTGGGCAGTGAGATGGTGCACAGGGGAATCTGGCAGTGCCTCTCGCCGCAGAAAAGAGAGCAGGACTGA